A region of Oceanispirochaeta sp. M1 DNA encodes the following proteins:
- a CDS encoding DUF4349 domain-containing protein, with protein MILILSCSSGSREADLAYTAAEAPRAMMKSEAASMEPEPLMVSNEDSLSDSTVPSETADEDPGRKRIYNGSIGLIVDKPEDSRKALEKLTLSTGGYVESSYSDYMILRIPAALFRTTFKEILGMGKVSHQEISTWDVTEQFADSQQRLTTAMQTRERLYALLNKSSDAEERARILREIGRLSEEIESIRQQLSMMENRIAYSRISVSLEARLDEGYGRYDIPFDWIASLDPLYPVSDRLKASVKLNPGDNFAVFEKEKSYIAEDAEGTTLFISSVDNEPRGDASFWQKALEFHLSEYYESAEDVSINIGDKEFKGIHFISKDREPYQFIVAVFADGKTLHILEIFTPGGNKDLSSLMKDLEEGEIR; from the coding sequence TTGATCCTGATACTGAGCTGCAGCTCGGGAAGCAGAGAAGCTGATTTAGCTTATACGGCAGCGGAAGCCCCGAGAGCAATGATGAAATCGGAAGCTGCCTCTATGGAGCCTGAACCGCTGATGGTAAGCAATGAAGACAGTCTGTCAGATTCAACTGTCCCCTCAGAAACAGCTGATGAAGATCCGGGACGTAAAAGGATATACAACGGCAGTATAGGTCTTATTGTTGATAAGCCTGAAGACAGCCGAAAGGCTCTTGAAAAACTGACACTCAGTACAGGGGGCTATGTGGAAAGCTCCTACAGTGATTATATGATACTGCGTATACCGGCAGCGTTGTTCCGTACAACCTTTAAAGAGATCCTTGGAATGGGAAAAGTAAGTCATCAGGAGATCAGCACATGGGATGTAACCGAACAGTTTGCCGATTCTCAACAGCGCCTGACTACCGCCATGCAGACCAGAGAACGTCTTTATGCCCTACTGAACAAGAGCAGTGATGCCGAGGAGAGAGCCCGGATACTGAGGGAGATAGGACGTCTCAGCGAAGAGATAGAATCCATCAGGCAGCAGTTAAGTATGATGGAAAACAGAATTGCCTACTCCAGAATTTCCGTGTCCCTTGAGGCCAGACTCGATGAAGGCTACGGCCGCTATGATATCCCCTTTGACTGGATTGCCTCTCTTGATCCTCTTTATCCTGTTTCAGACCGGCTGAAAGCCTCGGTAAAGCTTAATCCCGGAGATAATTTTGCAGTCTTTGAAAAAGAAAAAAGTTATATTGCCGAGGATGCGGAAGGAACAACTCTGTTTATCAGCAGTGTTGATAATGAACCGCGGGGTGATGCCTCATTCTGGCAGAAAGCTCTGGAGTTTCATCTATCTGAATACTATGAGAGCGCCGAGGATGTCAGTATAAACATTGGAGATAAAGAGTTTAAGGGGATTCACTTTATCAGTAAGGACAGAGAGCCATATCAATTTATAGTGGCAGTTTTTGCAGATGGAAAGACACTCCACATCCTTGAAATATTCACTCCCGGGGGAAACAAGGACCTCTCCTCTCTGATGAAAGACCTTGAAGAAGGAGAAATAAGATGA
- a CDS encoding UDP-glucose--hexose-1-phosphate uridylyltransferase yields the protein MSKKIDFTEDPHRRYNPLTGEWIKVSPHRTKRPWNGQVEKPMLDKKPEFDPGCYLCPGNERAGGHKNPDYKGTFVFENDFAALLKDTPEGEMNDGLFQAKSERGLCKVICFSPRHDLTISLMEVDMITEVVKTWQNEYEELGKIDYINHIQIFENRGAVMGCSNPHPHGQIWAEEIIPDIPSKEQDKQKAYLAEKGSVLLTDYVKKELELRERIIFENDSFVALVPFWAVWPYETMVLPKRQIRNICEMSEKETVDMADALKRMGTRFDNLFQTSFPYSMGIHQAPTDAEEHDEWQFHIHYYPPLLRSATVKKFMVGYEMLGMPQRDITTEGSALSLRNCSEEHYTLTLGEES from the coding sequence ATGAGTAAAAAAATTGATTTTACCGAAGATCCCCACAGACGATACAACCCCCTGACAGGTGAATGGATCAAAGTATCACCCCACAGAACAAAACGTCCCTGGAACGGTCAGGTTGAAAAACCTATGCTGGATAAAAAACCTGAATTTGATCCCGGCTGCTACCTCTGCCCCGGCAACGAGAGAGCCGGAGGACACAAAAATCCTGACTACAAGGGAACCTTTGTATTTGAAAACGATTTCGCCGCTCTCCTGAAAGATACTCCCGAAGGTGAAATGAATGACGGTCTCTTCCAGGCTAAATCAGAGAGAGGACTGTGCAAGGTTATCTGCTTTTCACCACGCCATGATCTGACCATATCCCTCATGGAAGTTGATATGATTACAGAAGTAGTTAAAACCTGGCAAAATGAGTATGAAGAGCTGGGAAAGATTGATTATATTAACCATATTCAGATATTTGAAAACAGAGGAGCCGTTATGGGCTGCTCCAATCCCCATCCCCACGGACAGATCTGGGCCGAAGAGATCATTCCCGATATCCCCTCTAAAGAGCAGGATAAACAGAAAGCCTATCTTGCAGAAAAGGGATCTGTTCTGCTGACAGATTACGTAAAGAAAGAACTGGAACTGAGGGAAAGAATTATTTTTGAAAATGACAGCTTTGTTGCCCTGGTTCCCTTCTGGGCTGTCTGGCCCTATGAAACAATGGTTCTGCCTAAAAGACAGATTCGCAATATCTGTGAAATGTCTGAAAAAGAGACTGTTGATATGGCTGATGCTCTCAAACGGATGGGAACCCGCTTTGACAATCTGTTCCAGACCAGTTTTCCCTACTCCATGGGAATCCACCAGGCACCCACCGACGCTGAAGAGCATGATGAATGGCAGTTTCACATCCATTATTATCCGCCCCTGCTTCGCTCAGCTACGGTAAAAAAATTCATGGTGGGCTACGAAATGCTGGGCATGCCCCAGAGAGATATCACAACCGAGGGAAGCGCACTGAGTCTGAGAAACTGCTCCGAAGAGCATTACACCCTGACACTTGGAGAGGAATCATGA
- a CDS encoding galactokinase family protein, with protein sequence MTKNDILTQLEKGKLTALFEELYGAEGLEGQALRWAELVEKHETLYGTQDISLFSTPGRTELGGNHTDHNRGRVLAGSINLDTIAAVSQTGDTSVIIDSEGYPAVKVDISDLSVHPEEEGLTESLVRGIAARFTEKGYKISGFRANTTSSVLKGSGLSSSAALEVLVGTIFSALFNGNMVTSTEIAQIGQYSENNFFGKPCGLMDQVACANGGIVAIDFEDPEKPVITPVVYNFNKAGYTLMVVDTGGNHADLTHEYAAIPTEMKSVAAEFGKEVCRDLDKARVIENISALREKTGDRAILRSLHFFSDNKRVSRMVESLKENKVEDYLHQVNLSGHSSFCYLQNVYPGKEPQEQGISLALALTEDFLDEKGACRVHGGGFAGTIQVYIPNEKAKEYVDYMQIVFGEGSVTPLRIRPLSSMQILS encoded by the coding sequence ATGACAAAAAATGATATTCTGACACAGCTGGAAAAAGGAAAATTGACAGCATTATTTGAAGAACTCTATGGTGCTGAAGGCCTAGAAGGTCAGGCTCTGCGCTGGGCTGAACTTGTAGAAAAACATGAAACCCTCTACGGAACACAGGACATCAGCCTCTTCAGTACCCCCGGGCGAACTGAGCTGGGTGGAAATCATACCGACCATAACAGAGGCCGGGTTCTGGCAGGTTCCATCAATCTTGATACGATAGCCGCCGTTTCCCAAACTGGTGATACATCAGTCATTATCGATTCTGAAGGATATCCCGCCGTGAAGGTCGATATATCCGATCTTTCTGTACATCCCGAAGAAGAGGGGCTCACAGAGTCCCTGGTAAGGGGAATTGCGGCCCGTTTTACAGAAAAAGGATATAAGATTTCCGGTTTCAGAGCCAATACAACAAGCTCCGTACTCAAGGGATCAGGACTGAGTTCCTCTGCAGCCCTGGAAGTGCTGGTTGGAACCATTTTCAGCGCCCTGTTCAATGGTAATATGGTGACTTCTACAGAGATAGCCCAGATTGGGCAGTACTCGGAAAATAACTTTTTCGGTAAACCATGCGGGCTGATGGATCAGGTTGCCTGTGCCAACGGCGGTATTGTGGCCATAGATTTTGAAGATCCTGAAAAACCTGTTATCACTCCTGTTGTATATAACTTCAACAAGGCCGGATACACACTGATGGTTGTGGATACCGGAGGTAATCATGCGGATCTCACTCACGAATATGCAGCTATCCCCACTGAGATGAAATCGGTTGCTGCTGAATTCGGAAAAGAGGTCTGCAGAGATCTGGACAAAGCCAGGGTAATTGAAAACATATCTGCTCTCAGAGAAAAGACCGGAGATCGGGCAATTCTGAGAAGCCTTCATTTTTTCAGTGATAACAAACGAGTCAGCCGAATGGTTGAATCACTGAAAGAGAATAAGGTTGAAGACTATCTTCATCAGGTCAATCTTTCCGGTCATTCTTCATTCTGCTACCTCCAGAATGTCTATCCCGGGAAAGAGCCTCAGGAACAGGGAATCAGCCTTGCTCTGGCACTGACCGAAGATTTTCTTGATGAAAAGGGAGCCTGCCGGGTTCACGGCGGAGGATTTGCCGGAACCATTCAGGTCTATATCCCCAATGAAAAAGCAAAAGAATATGTAGACTATATGCAGATTGTTTTTGGAGAAGGTTCTGTAACTCCCCTGAGAATAAGGCCACTCTCTTCTATGCAGATACTTTCATAG